One Solea solea chromosome 5, fSolSol10.1, whole genome shotgun sequence genomic window carries:
- the LOC131459871 gene encoding gap junction delta-2 protein-like yields the protein MTEWTLLKRLLDAVHQHSTMIGRLWLTVMVIFRLLIVAVATEDVYTDEQEMFVCNTLQPGCSTVCYDAFAPISQPRFWVFHIISVSTPSLCFIIYTWHNLSKLPNNTIQRQGQGLGDIPRQGGPDAGRDGGREAYDRSCDSDSCSIRSHKHLGHSLADVLEGITSQSLQRGDPKNIVTLSQTQACPVREASAEGHVASGGVLSKCYIFHVCLRAILEVGFVLAQWKLFGFQVPVHFLCTSAPCSQPVDCYVSRPTEKTIFLCFMFCVGVFCILLNLLELNHLGWKKIRQVVKLRERKTWGGCPGLRGGYETFPPDIPSLTSSLGYRDVTSTTSLPTLDLVVGHQPDWTCAENCGSMRKPEEVRESRQEQSKRQDSHRGEKQPLKSMREARGSKQRSAQVWI from the coding sequence ATGACGGAGTGGACCCTGCTTAAACGTCTCCTGGATGCAGTCCACCAGCACTCCACCATGATTGGTCGCCTGTGGCTCACCGTCATGGTCATCTTTCGGCTGCTCATTGTGGCTGTGGCAACCGAGGACGTGTACACCGATGAGCAGGAGATGTTCGTGTGCAACACCTTGCAGCCAGGATGCTCAACTGTCTGCTATGACGCATTTGCACCCATCTCGCAACCTCGCTTCTGGGTGTTTCACATCATCAGCGTCTCAACTCCATCCCTCTGCTTCATCATCTACACATGGCATAACCTATCCAAACTGCCAAACAACACCATCCAAAGGCAGGGACAAGGACTGGGGGATATTCCAAGGCAGGGAGGCCCAGATGCAGGGCGTGATGGTGGACGGGAAGCATACGACCGCAGCTGTGACTCAGACAGCTGCTCCATCCGCTCCCACAAGCATTTAGGTCATAGTTTGGCAGATGTACTGGAGGGCATCACCAGCCAGAGCCTCCAGAGGGGGGACCCCAAGAACATAGTAACCTTGAGCCAGACCCAAGCTTGCCCTGTCAGAGAAGCAAGTGCAGAGGGTCATGTGGCCTCTGGCGGGGTTCTGTCCAAATGTTACAtctttcatgtgtgtttacGTGCTATTCTGGAGGTGGGGTTTGTCCTGGCCCAGTGGAAGCTGTTTGGCTTCCAGGTGCCTGTCCATTTCCTTTGTACTTCAGCCCCCTGTAGTCAGCCAGTAGACTGCTACGTCTCCAGGCCCACAGAGAAGACCATTTTCTTGTGCTTCATGTTTTGTGTTGGAGTTTTCTGTATCCTTCTCAACCTGCTGGAGCTCAACCACCTGGGCTGGAAAAAGATCCGACAGGTGGTgaagctgagagagagaaaaacatgggGAGGTTGTCCAGGATTAAGGGGAGGATATGAAACCTTTCCTCCAGACATCCCTTCGCTAACATCCTCTTTAGGCTACAGGGACGTGACCAGCACCACTTCTCTCCCCACTTTGGATCTTGTGGTGGGTCACCAGCCGGACTGGACTTGTGCTGAAAATTGTGGCAGCATGAGGAAGCCTGAAGAGGTTAGAGAAAGTAGACAGGAGCAATCCAAGAGACAGGACTCACATAGAGGAGAGAAGCAACCTCTGAAGAGCATGAGGGAGGCCAGAGGGTCCAAGCAGAGGAGTGCTCAGGTCTGGATCTAG
- the dis3l gene encoding DIS3-like exonuclease 1, which yields MIKTERILHLKSCRGRKVRVVREHYLRERVPCYSGICQAGCANDGKVLPGDLTHYVVPDVGVVVDYLEILEFREMQGIIFTQTACQAVQHSKGRRQSNRLRNLLKDPRHDCVLFANEFQQYSFCPREKGESQEKWQTRCVYSAAVWYYNHLAGMMDIVMITDDQEAVDQYSSLSSGVYVITVRDYLQNFWPDLQAAHELYTSVSQVLQEKESEGKEGEYGEHLPPEVLEAGIKSGRYIQGTLSVSKHRAQTEAFVMMEGFSNKSSDIGCRVLVHGDKSRNRAVHGDVVVMELLPKSEWRGKVTTLSEGQGAEKSGEDESKPLPTGRVVGILQRNWRDYVVTFPPREGPQSQSRNSQRILAVPWDYRIPKIRISTQQADALQDHRVVVRIDSWESSSLYPNGHSVRVLGRAGELETEVQTILIENSIHVPPFSDAQLREMPVNSPEKPWKVDPAQVAARRDLRESHLIFSIDPKGCEDVDDTLSVRSLAGGKSLELGVHIADVTHFVKEGSITDLEARTRATTYYLADRRYDMLPAVLSGDLCSLLGGVDRYAMSVMWELDAHTLAVNQVWYGRTIIRSSYQLHYELAQALLNGEQAEVPELARLGSERKDARLVELTQALETLTHIARQLRAQRDQGGALELEGVEVRAQLDEEKNITALVPRQPLEVHETVAECMIYANHWVARKIQETFPHQALLRHHPPPRQEFFSQLLESARARGFTIDTLTNKALANSLDQAVDPEDALVNRLLRMMTTQAMSEALYFSTGSQSLDQFYHYGLALDRYTHFTSPIRRYADIAVHRLLTAAIAAEGEGAPGKGLASNKELEEISRHINGKNRAAKRAQKLSTELFQCLFFKDRDPQTDLRCLADAVIYSIRDDGLLVFVSEYGVKGPVYLKNREGQVVTFGQDGSCEWQSGSVRRYPDHISTTSACNTSTFRLFDHITVRISVHSSHCHADRLSLEVISNKPYRSTEAQQPRSEGRCQLVQEVVRLAEEASQQAQEKAARGPKLSREERKFCQSKTPNLYSLLEEVRELALMDPEMIPQVCATEE from the exons ATGATAAAGACGGAGAGGATTCTTCACCTGAAGAGCTGCCGCGGCCGGAAGGTCCGTGTGGTCCGGGAACATTATCTGAGGGAGCGGGTTCCCTGCTATAGCGGCATATGTCAGGCGGGATGTGCCAACG ATGGTAAGGTGTTGCCTGGAGATCTCACCCACTATGTTGTGCCTGATGTCGGGGTGGTGGTCGACTACCTGGAGATCCTGGAGTTCAGAGAAATGCAGGGCATTATCTTCACGCAGACCGCCTGCCAGGCTGTTCAGCACAGCAAGGGACGCAG ACAGTCTAACCGTTTGCGAAACCTGCTGAAAGACCCTCGCCATGACTGTGTTCTGTTTGCCAATGAGTTTCAGCAGTACTCCTTCTGTCCACGAGAGAAGGGCGAGAGCCAGGAGAAGTGGCAGACGAG gtgtgtgtacTCTGCAGCAGTGTGGTACTATAACCACCTGGCAGGAATGATGGACATTGTGATGATAACAGACGACCAGGAAGCTGTGGATCAGTACAGCAGCCTCAGCTCTGGAGTCTACGTCATCACCGTCCGG GATTATTTGCAGAACTTCTGGCCGGACCTGCAAGCAGCCCACGAGTTGTACACCTCCGTTTCTCAGGTGCTGCAAGAAAAAGAGAGTGAGGGCAAGGAGGGAGAGTATGGTGAGCATCTCCCACCAGAAGTCTTAGAGGCAGGAATCAAGTCTGGACGGTACATTCAG GGTACTTTGAGTGTCAGCAAGCACCGAGCTCAGACTGAAGCTTTCGTCATGATGGAGGGTTTTTCTAACAAGAGCTCAG ATATTGGTTGTCGCGTGTTGGTGCACGGCGATAAGAGTCGTAACCGAGCCGTGCATGGCGACGTGGTCGTGATGGAGCTGTTGCCAAAGAGCGAGTGGAGGGGGAAAGTCACAACTCTGTCAGAGGGTCAGGGGGCAGAGAAGAGTGGAGAGGACGAGAGTAAACCACTGCCCACAG gCCGTGTCGTGGGAATCCTGCAGAGGAACTGGAGGGACTATGTCGTGACTTTTCCTCCCAGGGAGGGGCCTCAGTCCCAGAGCAGAAACTCCCAGCGTATCCTGGCTGTGCCCTGGGACTATCGCATCCCAAAGATCCGCATCAGCACGCAGCAGGCAGACGCTCTGCAG GACCACAGAGTGGTGGTGCGCATTGACTCATGGGAAAGCTCATCTCTCTATCCCAATGGCCACAGTGTGCGGGTTCTGGGTCGGGCTGGAGAGCTAGAGACCGAGGTCCAGACCATACTTATCGAGAACTCCATCCATGTTCCTCCTTTCTCAGATGCACAG ttGAGAGAGATGCCAGTCAATTCTCCTGAAAAACCATGGAAAGTGGATCCTGCCCAGGTAGCAGCGCGGCGGGACCTGAGGGAGAGTCACCTGATCTTCAGCATCGACCCAAAGGGCTGCGAGGACGTAGACGACACGTTGTCAGTGCGCAGCCTCGCTGGTGGGAAGTCGCTTGAGCTCGGGGTTCACATTGCTGATGTCACCCACTTTGTGAAGGAGGGATCGATCACAGACCTGGAAGCACGCACCAG GGCAACAACCTACTATCTGGCCGACCGCAGGTACGACATGCTGCCTGCTGTTCTCAGTGGAGACCTCTGCTCGCTGCTGGGAGGAGTCGACAG GTATGCGATGAGTGTGATGTGGGAGCTTGACGCGCACACCCTCGCAGTCAACCAGGTGTGGTATGGTCGCACGATCATCCGCTCCTCCTACCAGCTGCACTACGAGCTGGCCCAGGCGCTGCTGAACGGAGAGCAGGCAGAGGTTCCTGAACTGGCCCGGCTCGGCTCAGAGAGGAAGGACGCTCGGCTGGTGGAGCTCACTCAAGCTCTGGAAACGCTCACACACATCGCCAGACAACTGCGAGCACAGAGGGATCAAGGGGGAGCGCTGGAGCTAGAGGGGGTGGAG GTGCGTGCTCAACTGGACGAGGAGAAGAACATCACAGCGTTGGTTCCTCGTCAGCCCCTGGAGGTCCATGAGACCGTGGCTGAGTGCATGATTTACGCTAACCACTGGGTGGCGCGCAAGATCCAGGAGACCTTTCCTCATCAGGCTCTGCTGAGGCATCACCCACCACCACGGCAGGAGTTCTTCAGCCAGCTGTTGGAGAGTGCCAGGGCCAGAGGATTCACCATCGACACATT GACCAACAAGGCTTTAGCCAACTCTCTGGACCAAGCTGTGGACCCAGAGGACGCGCTGGTGAACAGGCTGCTGAGGATGATGACCACCCAGGCCATGTCAGAGGCTCTGTACTTCTCCACTGGTTCTCAGTCCCTGGATCAGTTCTATCATTACG GTTTGGCTCTGGACCGCTACACGCACTTTACCTCACCCATTCGACGTTACGCGGACATCGCCGTTCACCGACTTCTTACCGCAGCCATCGCTGCGGAAGGGGAAGGGGCCCCTGGTAAAGGGCTGGCTAGCAACAAAGAGTTGGAAGAAATTAGTCGGCACATCAACGGCAAGAACAGG GCAGCAAAGCGAGCACAGAAGTTGTCCACGGAGTTGTTTCAGTGTCTCTTCTTTAAAGACAGAGACCCGCAGACTGACCTGCGCTGCCTTGCTGATGCCGTCATCTACTCCATCAGAGACGATGGCTTGTTGGTGTTTGTCTCGGA GTACGGTGTGAAAGGGCCGGTGTATCTGAAGAACCGTGAGGGACAGGTTGTGACGTTCGGACAGGACGGCAGCTGTGAGTGGCAGAGTGGTTCGGTGCGACGATACCCGGACCACATCAGCACCACGTCTGCCTGCAACACGTCCACCTTCAGACTGTTCGACCACATTACT GTGCGCATTTCTGTCCACTCATCACACTGCCACGCAGACCGTTTAAGCTTGGAGGTCATCAGCAACAAGCCGTACCGCAGCACTGAGGCCCAGCAGCCGCGCTCCGAGGGCCGCTGCCAGCTGGTGCAGGAAGTGGTGCGTCTGGCTGAGGAAGCGTCTCAGCAGGCACAGGAGAAGGCGGCCCGTGGCCCCAAACTCTCCAGAGAGGAGCGAAAGTTCTGCCAGAGCAAAACACCAAATCTGTACTCGCTACTGGAGGAGGTGCGAGAGCTCGCACTGATGGACCCGGAGATGATCCCTCAGGTCTGTGCAACAGAAGAGTAG
- the LOC131460044 gene encoding uncharacterized protein LOC131460044 — MNMDQEQRIAEELNRGCYSANLCQYFSTTTGDDLTSDSEPELEDEEEDIDVSDCITLENIPNLQLTLAEDEDDEEALGLAAEELLEREISDAISTVTFEGKKERELEKIRNFDCKCYGRRKEDSLLGTQSCSRRLPPELMYNIRMDSLAAEKHWQDMRIIGHLEANRRTVVTSQMTTSRKRPAIKRKSPRTTYLIGGNEVCRNTFQFLMGIGKDKLTDIIKHFDVNGARPRVRQNSPRPPSPKFIGRKQIDGAVEFIKNYAEDNAIILPGRHPGHRDWHVKLLPTRVSKATVWRLYMKSAKELGERAVCKSSFKALWNQLLPHIRCGMPSTALCGQCQQNTEQLVRSANLPDERKSEAVKKQQDHLALVQKERAVYNEMTAACRQTCADSQLSFGPSPPASKKIRMHYNFDFAQQMHFPSNPLQPGPMYFLTPRKCGLFGVSCEGLQKQVNYLTDEGMSSSKGSNEAISYIHNFFCNFGVGETDVDLHCDNCTGLHKNNSMLWYGAWRVAHKLHSTLSMHFLMVGHTKLAPDCGFGLIKQEFMKTRVNTLEDITQVVENSSPESGLNIPQLVGTADGRAIVKTFDWQTHLSPYFRKLPQIKSYQHFSFDANRPGVVLARTHSDAEPIEFQLLHKPGVLPPVDGLSVLAPPGLTMDRQAYLFEKIRPFCSDEAKDITCPAPQHGHCKIRAPKSKRRRM; from the exons ATGAATATGGACCAGGAACAACGCATCGCAGAAGAACTAAATCGTGGCTGTTACAGCGCAAATCTTTGTCAGTACTTCTCCACGACGACAGGCGACGATCTCACTTCTGATTCTGAACCCGAActagaagatgaagaagaagacatcGACGTGAGCGACTGCATTACACTGGAAAACATCCCGAATCTACAGTTGACTTTAGCCGAAGATGAGGACGACGAAGAAGCACTGGGCCTCGCGGcggaggagctgctggagcgTGAGATATCAGACGCTATATCTACGGTAACATTCGAgggcaagaaagaaagagaactGGAGAAGATCCGTAACTTTGACTGCAAATGCTACGGAAGACGAAAAGAGGATTCTCTACTCGGGACACAGTCGTGTAGCCGCAGACTTCCCCCAGAGCTCATGTACAACATACGGATGGATTCGTTAGCGGCCGAAAAACATTGGCAGGACATGAGGATCATTGGACATCTTGAGGCGAACAGGCGTACAGTGGTGACTTCTCAGATGACTACATCTAGGAAGAGGCCAGCGATTAAAAGAAAGTCCCCCCGAACCACTTATCTGATAGGAGGCAACGAAGTCTGCAGGAATACTTTTCAGTTTCTTATGGG AATAGGCAAAGACAAGCTGACAGACATCATCAAACACTTTGATGTGAATGGAGCAAGACCACGGGTAAGGCAGAACAGCCCACGGCCACCATCACCCAAGTTCATTGGACGTAAACAGATTGACGGAGCTGTGGAATTTATAAAAAACTATGCGGAAGACAATGCTATTATTCTGCCTGGCCGACATCCTGGGCATAGGGATTGGCACgtgaagctgctgccaactcGTGTATCCAAGGCCACAGTGTGGCGTCTATACATGAAGTCTGCTAAGGAGCTTG GGGAGCGTGCAGTTTGTAAATCAAGCTTCAAAGCACTGTGGAATCAGCTCCTCCCGCACATCAGGTGCGGCATGCCAAGTACAGCTCTCTGCGGGCAGTGCCAACAGAATACCGAGCAGCTGGTGCGAAGTGCAAACCTCCCAGATGAGAGAAAGTCGGAAGCTGTCAAGAAGCAACAGGATCATCTTGCCCTTGTGCAAAAAGAGAGGGCCGTGTACAATGAGATGACTGCTGCCTGCAGACAGACTTGTGCTGACTCTCAGTTGTCTTTTGGACCCTCCCCACCAGCAAGCAAGAAGATCAGGATGCACTACAATTTTGATTTCGCACAGCAG atgcactttccCTCAAACCCTCTTCAGCCTGGGCCAATGTACTTCCTGACTCCACGGAAATGTGGCCTTTTTGGTGTCTCCTGTGAAGGGTTGCAAAAACAGGTGAATTACCTGACCGATGAAGGCATGTCGTCGAGTAAGGGGAGTAATGAAGCCATCAGCTACATACATAATTTCTTCTGCAACTTTGGAGTTGGAGAAACAGACGTGGATCTGCATTGCGACAATTGCACTGGgctacacaaaaacaactccaTGCTCTGGTACGGTGCCTGGCGGGTGGCACACAAGCTTCACTCCACGCTCAGCATGCACTTCCTGATGGTTGGCCACACTAAACTTGCCCCCGACTGTGGCTTTGGTCTAATCAAGCAAGAATTCATGAAGACCAGAGTCAACACTTTGGAAGACATCACTCAg GTAGTGGAAAACAGCTCTCCTGAAAGTGGCCTCAATATTCCGCAGCTTGTCGGAACAGCAGATGGCAGAGCGATAGTTAAGACCTTTGACTGGCAGACCCATCTGAGTCCCTACTTCCGAAAGCTCCCACAGATCAAGAGTTATCAGCACTTCAG CTTTGATGCCAACAGACCAGGTGTGGTGCTTGCCAGAACTCACAGTGATGCAGAGCCTATCGAGTTTCAGTTACTGCACAAACCAGGAGTTCTGCCCCCTGTTGACGGTCTTTCTGTCCTGGCCCCACCGGGACTGACCATGGACAGGCAGGCCTATCTTTTTGAGAAAATCAGGCCTTTCTGTTCTGACGAGGCAAAAGACATCACATGCCCAGCCCCACAGCACGGTCACTGCAAGATCAGAGCACCGAAGAGTAAGCGGAGGAGGATGTGA
- the tipin gene encoding TIMELESS-interacting protein — MVKGLHNISDIQGTDDEDFPPLPPPHSPGQGGQDEGDPFDNGDEGGDVSKLADVPAAKRKTVKRPQPKLDSQRLISERGLPALRTLFDGVHFKGKGHEAADLWLLMQKMENWAHRLYPKLQFDDFIDKVEKLGAKKEVQTCLKRIRLDMPLTHEDFTDKDGEEATAPELHMFDDPDPFNGTIFVDETPTLVHSTPAPAAPAAPAAPSPAAPSLTDEQRRRMELNRQRALERRLARNQQQQQTDSQSVDTAPSADESMSLSPENILDKSNNQKQELEQELEPQPGLEPISSETQPLSQPPHKDSEPSAEPSQHEEEKETSFIISPDHPVSSRCEDGD; from the exons ATGGTAAAAGGCCTCCATAACATTTCTGACATCCAGGGCACAGACGATGAAGACTTCCCTCCTCTCCCACCACCTCATTCCCCGGGTCAAGGAGGGCAAGATGAGGGAGATCCTTTTGACAATG GGGATGAAGGTGGCGATGTCTCCAAACTGGCTGACGTCCCTGCTGCTAAAAGGAAAACGGTGAAGAGGCCGCAGCCTAAATTGGACTCTCAGAG ACTTATCTCAGAGAGGGGACTACCTGCTCTGCGAACTCTGTTCGACGGTGTTCATTTTAAAGGCAAGGGACATGAG GCAGCAGACCTGTGGCTGCTGATGCAGAAGATGGAGAACTGGGCCCACAGGTTGTACCCAAAACTGCAGTTTgatgactttattgacaaagTTGAGAAGCTAGGCGCAAAGAAGGAAGTGCAG ACTTGTCTCAAAAGGATTCGGCTGGACATGCCACTGACACATGAAGATTTTACTGATAAAGATG GTGAAGAAGCGACAGCACCTGAactgcacatgtttgatgaTCCGGATCCATTTAATGGAACAATCTTCGTGGACGAAACACCCACCCTGGTCCACTCGACTCctgctccagctgctccagctgctccagctgctccCTCTCCAGCTGCTCCTTCCCTGACTGATGAGCAGCGCAGACGCATGGAGCTGAACCGCCAGCGAGCGCTGGAGAGGAGACTGGCTcgcaaccagcagcagcagcaaacgg ATTCTCAGAGCGTCGACACAGCACCGTCAGCTGATGAATCCATGTCTTTGTCCCCTGAAAATATTCTTGACAAGTCTAACAACCAGAAACAGGAGTTGGAGCAGGAGCTGGAGCCACAGCCAGGCCTGGAGCCGATCAGCAGTGAGACACAGCCACTGAGCCAGCCTCCTCACAAAGACTCTGAGCCTTCAGCTGAACCCAGTcagcatgaggaggagaaggagaccAGCTTCATTATCAGCCCGGATCATCCAGTCAGCAGCAGGTGTGAGGATGGGGATTAA
- the lctla gene encoding lactase-like a: MMLQPCTLRTYRVLALVLFVSASEDFDWMKNERSSFYYGTFPTGFSWGAGSSAYQTEGAWNVDGKGMSIWDAFAHKKGKIFSNDTGDSSCEGYYKFKDDINLMKDMKLNHYRFSISWPRILPSGLKSEHINEKGISYYDNLINMLLENKVTPVVTLYHWDLPQVLQEKYGGWQNATMINYFNDFANLCFERFGNRVKYWITFNNPWSIAVEGYETGEHAPGLKLKGTGVYKAAHHIIKAHAKVWHTYDMQWRSKQKGLVGISLTADWGEPVDITNQRDIEAAERYIQFYLGWFATPIFNGDYPQVMKEYIGRKSGQQGLGVSRLPVFLPQEKSYIKGTCDFLGLGHFTTRYVTQKNFPSGLGDSYFTDRDLAELVDPQWPDPGSEWLYSVPWGFRRLLNFVKTQYGNPMIYVTENGVSEKTPCTDLCDDWRMHYFKDYINEMLKAMKDGVNVKGYTAWSLLDNFEWDEGYSERFGLYYVDFRSKNKSRYPKASVQYYKRIISSNGFPNQREVETWKRKAVETCSSSNQLLAIDPMISHMEMVTEIVVPTVCTLCILLSAVFLMFLLRGHL; this comes from the exons ATGATGCTGCAGCCGTGCACTCTGAGGACGTACCGTGTGCTTGCACTGGTGCTGTTTGTCTCAGCCTCCGAGGACTTTGATTGGATGAAGAACGAGAGGTCGTCTTTCTACTACGGCACCTTCCCAACAG GTTTCTCTTGGGGAGCTGGGAGCTCTGCGTATCAGACGGAAGGAGCTTGGAACGTCGACGGAAAAGGGATGAGCATCTGGGATGCTTTTGCGCACAAAAAGGGGAAAATATTTTCAAATGACACAGGAGACTCCTCATGTGAGGGGTACTATAAATTCAAG GACGACATTAACTTGATGAAGGACATGAAGCTGAATCATTATCGCTTCTCCATCTCCTGGCCGAGGATTTTACCAAGTGGACTCAAAA GTGAACACATCAACGAGAAAGGAATCAGTTATTATGATAATCTGATTAACATGCTCCTGGAGAACAAGGTCACACCAGTCGTTACTCTGTACCACTGGGATTTACCTCAG GTCTTACAGGAGAAATATGGCGGCTGGCAGAATGCCACCATGATCAACTACTTTAACGACTTTGCCAACTTGTGTTTTGAGAGATTTGGGAACAGAGTGAAATACTGGATCACCTTCAACAACCCGTGG tcaattGCTGTGGAAGGGTATGAAACAGGGGAACATGCACCGGGGCTGAAGCTGAAGGGAACAGGAGTGTACAAAGCTGCTCACCACATCATCAAA GCACATGCTAAGGTTTGGCACACGTATGACATGCAGTGGCGAAGCAAACAAAAAG GCCTGGTTGGAATCTCGCTAACAGCAGACTGGGGTGAACCAGTGGACATCACCAACCAGAGGGACATCGAAGCGGCAGAGAGATACATCCAGTTCTACCTGGGTTGGTTTGCGACACCCATCTTCAATGGCGACTACCCACAAGTTATGAAGGAGTATATTG GCAGGAAGAGCGGCCAGCAGGGCCTGGGAGTTTCGCGATTGCCTGTTTTCTTGCCCCAGGAGAAGAGTTACATCAAAGGAACCTGTGATTTCCTGGGCCTCGGCCATTTCACGACTCGCTACGTCACCCAGAAGAATTTCCCATCAGGCCTCGGTGACAGTTACTTCACAGACCGTGACCTCGCAGAGCTGGTAGACCCGCAGTGGCCCGACCCCGGCTCAGAATGGCTCTATTCTGTTCCATGGGGATTCCGGCGCTTGCTGAATTTTGTCAAG ACTCAGTATGGAAACCCAATGATCTACGTGACAGAAAACGGCGTGTCGGAGAAAACGCCCTGCACCGATCTCTGTGATGACTGGAGGATGCACTACTTCAAAGACTACATCAATGAAATGCTCAAAG CGATGAAAGACGGAGTTAACGTCAAAGGCTACACCGCCTGGTCTCTCCTCGACAACTTTGAGTGGGATGAAGGATACTCGGAGAGGTTCGGGCTCTACTATGTGGACTTCAGGAGCAAGAACAAATCGCGCTACCCAAAGGCGTCTGTTCAGTACTACAAACGTATCATCAGCTCCAATGGCTTTCCCAACCAGAGAGAG GTGGAAACTTGGAAGAGAAAAGCGGTGGAGACCTGCTCCTCCAGTAACCAGCTCCTGGCGATAG ATCCAATGATCAGCCACATGGAGATGGTGACAGAGATTGTGGTTCCCACCGTGTGCACACTCTGCATTCTGCTCAGCGCTGTCTTCTTAATGTTCCTGCTGCGTGGACacctctga
- the crybgx gene encoding crystallin beta gamma X, with product MNIFTKVPGLAQQTSKLGSVLQRAFYGSSGRVTLFEQRNFAGRRLDLSSDCARISDKNFPERCNSVQVESGAWVGYEHDNFRGRQYLWDMSDRGEYNCYDKWCAQIDHVSSVRSVKQDNNPPRAQLFERAGFSGKKMELQDDVPNLMSRYSLNRVASIRVIGGAWVVYQEPNYRGPHFILEKRDYNNFSDWGSQNNTVGSMRRVRFN from the exons ATGAACATCTTTACTAAAGTCCCAGGATTAGCTCAACAAACCAG CAAACTGGGGTCTGTGCTCCAACGTGCCTTCTACGGGTCCAGTGGGAGG GTGACTCTGTTCGAGCAGAGGAACTTTGCCGGCCGACGACTGGACCTGAGTTCTGACTGCGCCAGGATCAGTGACAAGAACTTCCCCGAGAGATGTAACTCAGTGCAGGTGGAGAGTGGAGC ATGGGTTGGTTACGAGCACGACAACTTCCGGGGCCGTCAGTACCTGTGGGACATGTCGGACCGGGGCGAGTACAACTGCTATGACAAGTGGTGTGCTCAGATCGACCATGTCTCGTCTGTACGCAGCGTCAAACAG GACAACAACCCTCCCAGAGCTCAGCTGTTTGAGCGAGCTGGTTTCTCCGGTAAGAAGATGGAGCTCCAGGACGACGTCCCCAACCTGATGAGCCGCTACAGCCTCAACAGAGTCGCCTCCATCCGTGTTATTGGAGGAGC gtggGTGGTGTACCAGGAGCCCAACTACAGGGGTCCTCACTTCATTCTGGAGAAACGTGACTACAACAACTTCTCTGACTGGGGCAGTCAGAACAACACCGTGGGCTCAATGCGTAGAGTTCGTTTCAACTGA